A genomic region of Eucalyptus grandis isolate ANBG69807.140 chromosome 5, ASM1654582v1, whole genome shotgun sequence contains the following coding sequences:
- the LOC104447397 gene encoding uncharacterized protein LOC104447397, which yields MENEDTRVRVINMENQMAQMMTLLADLSSQVKNLTSTSSTMNIPTAPPEVPVVEPMAKGPVEEIPTAIPIVIGPEPPSKEIPTSHFDEENARRLAKIEERLCMLQGYQLQGLDKLSPFAKVTVPEFYKEPEFTRKYDGIGCPKTHLKYYLGKMARYSDNPPLLINSFQDSLVGLALTWFIELDMEKVRTWEDLVDEFLQQYKFNTEIAPTREELVRVEKRRTESFRAYAQRWRVTASQVKPPLSEKETMKLLLQAMPHDLFEKMYNHTCMNFATFVELGERIEGIMREGRLMENTNRRYTPKRDKESAVEIAYIQNSSSQKPYNLQAHKPAMEVGGSSRNFERKGKASQRQFTPLPRPMSQLLPMLIENHLVAKEIPRDNPPKFAGFDLNKTCEYHMGEKGHHVDNCLMLRYKIQDLLDKKLLTFKDSGPNVQQNPLPKHSEDVNMVGAINGNEEPIVPTV from the coding sequence atggaaaacgaAGATACCCGAGTCCGTGTCATTAATATGGAGAATCAAATGGCACAAATGATGACATTATTGGCTGATCTCTCTAGCCAAGTCAAAAACTTGACATCTACTTCTTCTACCATGAATATTCCTACCGCGCCCCCTGAAGTGCCGGTAGTAGAGCCCATGGCAAAAGGGCCTGTGGAAGAGATCCCCACTGCAATCCCGATAGTTATCGGTCCAGAGCCCCCATCTAAAGAGATTCCAACTTCGCATTTTGATGAAGAGAATGCAAGGCGCCTCGCCAAGATCGAAGAACGCCTTTGCATGCTGCAAGGCTATCAGTTGCAGGGGCTTGATAAACTGTCACCCTTTGCCAAAGTTACGGTCCCTGAATTCTATAAGGAGCCGGAGTTCACAAGGAAATACGACGGCATCGGATGTCCTAAGACACATTTGAAGTACTACTTGGGCAAGATGGCCCGTTATTCAGATAATCCCCCACTCTTGATCAATTCATTTCAAGATAGTCTGGTTGGTCTTGCGTTAACCTGGTTTATAGAGTTGGACATGGAGAAAGTCCGTACTTGGGAAGATCTCGTTGATGAATTCCTTCAACAATACAAATTCAATACTGAAATTGCTCCCACTCGAGAGGAATTGGTTCGGgttgagaaaagaagaactgaATCATTTAGGGCCTACGCTCAAAGATGGAGGGTCACTGCATCTCAAGTAAAACCACCATTATCTGAGAAAGAGACCATGAAATTGCTACTTCAAGCTATGCCCCATGATCTTTTTGAGAAGATGTACAACCATACTTGTATGAACTTTGCTACATTTGTAGAGTTGGGAGAACGCATCGAGGGGATCATGCGGGAAGGAAGGTTGATGGAGAACACAAACCGTCGATATACCCCGAAGAGAGATAAGGAGTCGGCTGTGGAGATCGCCTACATACAAAATTCCTCTTCTCAAAAGCCATACAACCTTCAAGCTCATAAACCTGCCATGGAAGTAGGGGGTTCTTCAAGAAACTTCGAGCGCAAAGGAAAAGCCTCTCAAAGGCAATTTACTCCATTGCCTAGGCCCATGTCACAATTACTTCCAATGCTAATCGAAAATCATCTTGTGGCAAAAGAGATTCCAAGGGATAATCCACCAAAGTTTGCCGGATTCGACCTTAATAAGACATGTGAGTATCATATGGGTGAAAAAGGTCATCATGTGGACAACTGTTTGATGCTTCGTTATAAGATCCAGGATTTGCTGGATAAAAAGCTGCTCACCTTTAAGGACTCGGGACCGAATGTCCAACAAAATCCTCTTCCAAAGCATTCTGAAGATGTCAACATGGTCGGTGCTatcaatggaaatgaagaaccCATAGTTCCCACTGTGTAA